In the genome of Carnobacterium viridans, one region contains:
- a CDS encoding acyl-[acyl-carrier-protein] thioesterase: MSGKIYEKEHQIKYYECDTTQKMTLSMLLNIMLHVSGEQSHLLGVGDEVLAEKGLAWIILQYEVKVERMPAFYETITITTQATSYNKLFCYRIFKVYDTKGNLCVTVNSTFALMNVKERKMARVPDEIVAPYEAEFTKKLVRSPKPIKVDEENMISKEYRVRYLDIDSNRHVNNSKYIEWAIDTLNLEFLTTHEIKRMTIKFEKEVHYGQLIHSEMSATKNTDNDMTTAHRIVAEGVTNCEASIEWKTIE, encoded by the coding sequence ATGAGCGGGAAAATATACGAAAAAGAGCACCAAATTAAATATTACGAGTGTGATACAACTCAAAAAATGACACTTTCTATGCTGTTAAATATTATGCTTCACGTATCTGGTGAGCAAAGCCATTTATTAGGAGTAGGGGACGAAGTTTTAGCTGAGAAAGGGTTAGCATGGATCATCCTTCAGTATGAAGTGAAAGTTGAACGTATGCCGGCTTTTTATGAAACAATCACTATTACAACCCAAGCTACCTCTTACAATAAATTGTTTTGTTACCGAATATTTAAAGTATATGATACAAAAGGCAATTTATGTGTGACGGTTAATAGCACATTTGCTTTGATGAATGTGAAAGAACGTAAGATGGCGCGTGTACCAGATGAGATTGTAGCACCGTACGAAGCCGAATTTACCAAGAAATTGGTGCGCAGTCCAAAGCCAATAAAAGTCGATGAAGAAAATATGATCTCTAAAGAATACCGTGTAAGATACTTAGACATTGATAGCAACCGACATGTAAACAACTCTAAATACATTGAGTGGGCCATAGATACATTAAATCTTGAGTTTCTCACAACGCATGAAATAAAACGTATGACAATCAAGTTTGAAAAAGAAGTTCATTATGGACAACTGATTCACAGTGAAATGAGCGCTACAAAAAATACAGACAACGACATGACCACAGCCCATCGTATAGTGGCTGAAGGAGTTACAAATTGTGAAGCCAGTATTGAATGGAAAACAATT